From Candidatus Eisenbacteria bacterium, a single genomic window includes:
- a CDS encoding Zn-ribbon domain-containing OB-fold protein, with product MSFQEQIKKTTSLGFFEGQVPLNYKYTMGVAGERFFQTLRDKGDFIASKCPECGTMAIYPLIYCEECFAEIKDYVSVGLTGELYSWTECSSDFKGARHEKPHLLGMVRFQGVQGGIIHRLDVPLSEIAIGMKVIAVLRPSSQRKGSLDDIQCFKKA from the coding sequence ATGTCCTTTCAAGAGCAGATAAAGAAGACCACGTCGCTCGGTTTCTTCGAGGGCCAGGTCCCCTTGAACTACAAGTACACCATGGGTGTGGCCGGGGAGCGTTTCTTCCAGACCCTCAGGGATAAGGGCGATTTCATCGCGTCGAAGTGCCCCGAGTGCGGGACTATGGCCATCTACCCCCTCATCTACTGCGAAGAGTGCTTTGCCGAGATCAAGGACTATGTCTCCGTCGGCCTGACGGGCGAGCTTTATTCCTGGACCGAGTGCAGCAGCGACTTCAAGGGCGCTCGCCACGAGAAGCCTCACCTGCTGGGCATGGTGAGGTTCCAAGGCGTTCAAGGCGGCATCATCCACCGGCTCGACGTTCCGCTATCCGAGATCGCCATCGGCATGAAGGTGATCGCGGTGCTCCGGCCCTCGAGTCAGCGGAAGGGATCCCTGGACGACATCCAGTGCTTCAAGAAGGCATGA
- a CDS encoding thiolase domain-containing protein, with product MGYRRVAIVGAGLTKFVRRAQETGPELSWQASKMALDSCSLRLKDVEMITLGSAPDGFDGVHMKGEYLLSGAGGSNKSYIRNFVGGGTGVFAPIHGWMHVASGACDVCLVVAEEKMSSCHPTPQGAFITIFDHTTEQPLKPTLIWIFALEMRRYMERYGLTRADIARVAVKNKKNAMDHPSAQVAGEYTVDDILNSEVLAEPVHRLDISPAGDGAAAVVLASEDVAKRLTDRPVWLDGVGWNLDTSYWATKDLYYPRYVEKAARMAYDMAGIKEPHKEIQVAEPYDPFDYKELHHMEGLLLCPRGEAARLTAEGYTARTGNLPTCPSGGALGVGNPIAATGLMKVIELFLQLRGEAGKRQIPGKPRVGVAQAWGDLMQVGTVVVCRS from the coding sequence ATGGGATATCGAAGAGTTGCCATTGTCGGCGCAGGGTTGACCAAGTTCGTGCGGAGGGCTCAGGAGACCGGTCCTGAACTCTCGTGGCAGGCATCCAAGATGGCCCTCGACTCGTGCTCCCTGCGGCTCAAGGACGTGGAGATGATCACCCTGGGCAGCGCGCCCGACGGCTTCGACGGAGTCCACATGAAGGGGGAATACCTCCTGAGCGGCGCGGGCGGGAGCAACAAGTCGTACATCCGCAACTTCGTGGGCGGCGGCACCGGGGTGTTCGCGCCGATCCACGGCTGGATGCACGTGGCCTCGGGCGCCTGCGACGTCTGCCTGGTTGTGGCCGAGGAGAAGATGTCGTCCTGTCATCCCACGCCTCAGGGGGCTTTCATCACCATCTTCGACCACACAACGGAGCAACCGCTCAAGCCCACCCTGATCTGGATCTTCGCTCTGGAGATGAGGCGTTACATGGAGCGCTACGGCCTGACCCGCGCGGACATCGCGCGGGTGGCCGTGAAGAACAAGAAGAACGCCATGGACCACCCCTCGGCTCAGGTGGCGGGCGAGTACACCGTGGACGACATCCTGAACTCCGAGGTCCTGGCCGAACCGGTGCACCGGCTCGACATCAGCCCGGCCGGCGACGGCGCCGCCGCGGTGGTCCTCGCCAGCGAGGACGTGGCCAAGCGGCTCACGGATCGTCCGGTCTGGCTCGACGGCGTGGGCTGGAACCTCGACACCTCCTACTGGGCCACCAAGGACCTCTACTACCCGCGCTACGTGGAGAAGGCGGCCCGCATGGCGTACGACATGGCCGGCATCAAGGAGCCTCACAAGGAGATCCAGGTGGCCGAGCCCTACGACCCCTTCGACTACAAGGAGCTCCACCACATGGAGGGCCTCTTGCTGTGCCCGCGCGGCGAGGCCGCGCGCCTCACGGCGGAGGGGTACACCGCGCGCACCGGCAATCTCCCGACCTGCCCGTCCGGAGGCGCCCTGGGCGTGGGGAATCCCATCGCGGCCACGGGCCTCATGAAGGTCATCGAGCTGTTCCTGCAGCTCAGGGGCGAGGCCGGCAAGCGCCAGATCCCCGGCAAGCCGAGGGTCGGCGTGGCGCAGGCATGGGGCGACCTCATGCAGGTCGGCACCGTTGTCGTGTGCAGAAGCTAG
- a CDS encoding acetoacetate--CoA ligase, producing the protein MTEPLWIPSPERAAQAHVTRFMREVGRPDYASLHAWSLAEPAAFWRAVWGFTGVIGEPGGPVLQNGDRLPGARWFPEARLSFAENLLRRRDEAPAVILWREDGLRREISFRGLYEEVGRLQAAFRRAGLRPGERVAAFLPNIPEAVTCMLAVSSLGGIWSSASPDFGTQAVVDRFGQIEPRFLLIADGYRFKGTVYSSADRLRGVLAGLPTVEKALVVRYTQEEAVPGAVGRAEDFAAFRDAVPAQAPEFPRFPFDQPLYILYSSGTTGKPKCITHGSGGILLQHLKEHQLHMDLGPEDRLFYYTTTGWMMWNWLVSALAGGSTILLYDGSPFHPGPDVLWDMAEREKITVFGTSAKYVDACKKAGLRPGASHDLSTLRTLCSTGSPLAPESFDYLCANVKADLQVASISGGTDICSCFVLGSPVLPVHRGEIQTVGLGMRVEIFDEEGRSVVGKRGELVCTAPAPSMPLGFWGDADGSRYRAAYFERFPGVWHHGDLAEINSRGGVVIHGRSDATLNPGGVRIGTAEIYRQVEQVPEVEESIAVGQDWQSDQRVILFVKLREGLTLDDALRDRIRRRIRENATARHVPAIIVQVPDIPRTRSGKITEIAVRQAIHGRPVENTGALANAEALEHFRDRPELRT; encoded by the coding sequence ATGACAGAGCCCCTCTGGATCCCCAGCCCCGAGCGCGCGGCCCAGGCCCACGTGACCCGATTCATGCGGGAGGTCGGCCGGCCCGACTACGCCTCATTGCACGCCTGGTCGCTGGCCGAGCCGGCGGCGTTCTGGCGCGCGGTCTGGGGCTTCACGGGGGTGATCGGAGAGCCCGGCGGTCCCGTTCTGCAGAACGGCGACCGCCTGCCCGGCGCCCGCTGGTTCCCGGAAGCGCGATTGAGCTTCGCGGAGAATCTGCTGCGCCGCCGCGACGAGGCGCCGGCCGTCATCCTCTGGCGCGAGGACGGACTGCGCCGCGAGATCAGCTTCCGGGGACTCTACGAGGAGGTCGGACGTCTGCAGGCGGCGTTCCGCCGCGCGGGCTTGCGTCCGGGCGAGCGTGTGGCCGCCTTCCTTCCCAACATCCCCGAGGCCGTGACCTGCATGCTGGCGGTCTCGAGCCTGGGGGGGATCTGGTCCTCGGCATCCCCCGACTTCGGCACGCAGGCGGTTGTGGATCGCTTCGGCCAGATCGAGCCGCGCTTTCTCCTCATCGCCGACGGGTACCGTTTCAAGGGCACCGTGTACAGCTCCGCGGACCGGCTCCGCGGCGTCCTGGCTGGGCTGCCCACTGTGGAGAAGGCTCTTGTCGTCCGCTACACGCAGGAGGAGGCTGTCCCGGGAGCAGTCGGCCGCGCCGAGGACTTCGCGGCCTTTCGCGATGCGGTTCCCGCACAGGCGCCGGAGTTCCCGCGCTTTCCCTTCGATCAGCCGCTCTACATCCTCTACTCCTCGGGGACGACCGGCAAACCCAAGTGCATCACCCACGGGAGCGGCGGGATCCTGCTGCAGCATCTCAAGGAGCATCAGCTTCACATGGACCTCGGGCCCGAGGATCGCCTGTTCTACTACACGACCACCGGATGGATGATGTGGAACTGGCTGGTGAGCGCCCTGGCCGGCGGCTCGACCATCCTGCTCTACGACGGCAGCCCCTTCCATCCCGGCCCGGATGTCCTCTGGGACATGGCCGAGAGGGAGAAGATCACCGTCTTCGGGACCAGCGCCAAGTATGTGGACGCCTGCAAGAAGGCGGGACTCAGGCCCGGCGCGAGTCACGACCTCTCCACCCTGCGCACTCTCTGTTCGACCGGCTCGCCCCTGGCCCCCGAGAGCTTCGACTACCTCTGTGCGAATGTGAAAGCGGATCTCCAGGTGGCGTCCATCTCCGGCGGGACCGACATCTGCTCCTGCTTCGTCCTGGGCAGCCCCGTGCTGCCCGTCCATCGCGGGGAGATCCAGACCGTCGGCCTCGGCATGCGGGTGGAGATCTTCGACGAGGAGGGACGCTCGGTCGTCGGGAAGCGGGGGGAGCTCGTCTGCACCGCCCCGGCCCCCTCGATGCCCCTGGGCTTCTGGGGGGATGCCGACGGGTCGCGCTATCGGGCCGCCTACTTCGAACGCTTCCCCGGGGTCTGGCACCACGGCGACCTGGCGGAGATCAACTCGCGGGGCGGAGTGGTCATCCACGGCCGGAGCGACGCCACCTTGAATCCGGGCGGCGTGCGCATCGGCACGGCGGAGATCTACCGGCAGGTGGAGCAGGTGCCCGAGGTGGAGGAGTCGATCGCGGTGGGACAGGACTGGCAGAGCGATCAGCGCGTGATCCTCTTTGTGAAACTGCGCGAGGGCCTGACGCTGGACGACGCCCTGCGGGATCGCATCCGCCGGCGGATCCGCGAGAACGCCACCGCTCGCCACGTGCCCGCGATCATTGTCCAGGTGCCCGACATCCCGCGCACCCGCAGCGGCAAGATCACCGAGATCGCCGTGCGGCAGGCCATTCACGGAAGGCCGGTCGAGAACACCGGGGCCCTGGCCAACGCGGAAGCGCTCGAGCACTTCCGGGATCGGCCCGAGCTGCGGACCTGA
- a CDS encoding 3-oxoacid CoA-transferase codes for MICVAARLFEDGTTCFIGTGLPMLAGMLAAKTTAPNIVLVFEFGGMGAILEELPRAVGEARTYHKGLSALGICDIMETAQRGFIDYGFLGGAQIDPFGNLNSVTIGDHDHPKARLPGSGGGNDVGSLCWRTIAIMQHDARRFIPKVDFVTTPGYLTGPGAREKAGLPPGTGPAYVVSTLGLMDFDPATCRMRLKAVHPGVTAEEVIKNTGFDLVIPGTVDNNAPPSAEELRLLREEIDPEKLYV; via the coding sequence ATGATCTGCGTGGCCGCGCGCCTATTCGAGGACGGGACCACTTGCTTCATCGGGACGGGCCTCCCGATGCTGGCCGGCATGCTGGCCGCCAAGACGACCGCCCCCAACATCGTGCTCGTCTTCGAATTCGGGGGGATGGGCGCGATCCTGGAGGAGCTGCCCCGGGCCGTGGGGGAGGCGCGCACCTATCACAAGGGGCTCTCCGCCCTGGGGATCTGCGACATCATGGAGACCGCCCAGCGCGGCTTCATCGACTACGGCTTCCTGGGCGGGGCGCAGATCGACCCCTTCGGCAACTTGAACAGCGTGACGATCGGGGACCACGACCATCCCAAGGCGCGCCTCCCCGGCTCCGGCGGCGGGAACGACGTCGGGAGCCTCTGCTGGCGCACGATCGCGATCATGCAGCACGACGCTCGCCGCTTCATCCCCAAGGTGGACTTCGTGACCACCCCCGGCTATCTCACGGGCCCCGGCGCCAGGGAAAAGGCGGGCTTGCCTCCCGGCACCGGCCCCGCCTACGTGGTCTCGACCCTCGGACTCATGGACTTCGACCCCGCGACCTGCCGGATGCGCCTCAAAGCGGTCCATCCGGGGGTGACCGCGGAGGAAGTGATCAAGAACACGGGCTTCGACCTGGTCATACCCGGGACCGTCGATAACAACGCTCCCCCCAGCGCGGAGGAGCTGCGCCTGCTGCGGGAGGAGATCGATCCGGAGAAGCTCTACGTCTAG
- a CDS encoding CoA transferase subunit A, producing the protein MNRVTWAWAARSGLGIQRGSVMLFLPRGRVEAFIAPPGGRGHIPRADSIVSNVTAQPARAYRGPAGPPARGEGEEMELLQSGHGELIQPFDLDEFRQWNREKKLRRLTDKVMTEQEAVRQFVTDGCYIGTELYGTVRCPMSLAREVVRQGKKDLRVCGQGVLELDLWMAAGLVKKLDITYIGLEVYGTSATLRRAVESGQVEKCVEWSNAAITWRMKAAAMGVPFLPARSMLGTDMLEHSAAKVVQDPFTGIKVALLPALILDVALIHVHRADKHGNCQIEGISGFAGEMARACRRLIVSAEEIVPVEEIRKHPDRTIVPYYLVDAVVHAPYGSHPGENAYLYGRDEPGIREWVEMSKTAEGAQAYLQKYVYGVKDHAAYLELIGEKRLRECVELRERRMA; encoded by the coding sequence ATGAATCGGGTCACGTGGGCCTGGGCCGCGCGCTCGGGGCTGGGGATCCAGAGGGGCTCTGTCATGCTGTTCCTCCCGCGCGGGCGCGTCGAAGCCTTCATCGCTCCCCCTGGGGGCCGTGGACACATCCCGCGCGCCGATAGTATAGTCTCGAACGTAACTGCTCAGCCAGCGAGGGCGTATCGCGGACCGGCCGGGCCTCCGGCCCGAGGGGAGGGGGAGGAGATGGAGCTGCTGCAGTCGGGGCATGGGGAACTCATCCAGCCGTTCGATCTGGACGAGTTCCGCCAGTGGAATCGCGAAAAGAAGCTCCGCCGATTGACCGACAAGGTCATGACCGAGCAGGAGGCGGTCCGTCAGTTCGTGACGGACGGCTGCTACATCGGTACGGAACTCTACGGCACGGTGCGCTGCCCGATGTCCCTGGCGCGCGAGGTCGTCCGGCAGGGCAAGAAGGACCTGCGCGTCTGCGGGCAGGGCGTTCTGGAGCTCGACCTCTGGATGGCGGCCGGCCTGGTCAAGAAGCTCGACATCACCTACATCGGCCTCGAGGTCTATGGGACCAGCGCCACCCTCAGGCGCGCGGTGGAGTCGGGCCAGGTCGAGAAATGCGTCGAGTGGTCGAACGCGGCCATCACCTGGCGGATGAAGGCCGCCGCCATGGGCGTTCCCTTCCTCCCCGCCCGCTCGATGCTCGGAACCGACATGCTGGAGCACAGCGCCGCCAAGGTGGTGCAGGATCCGTTCACCGGGATCAAGGTCGCCCTCCTCCCCGCCCTCATCCTCGACGTGGCTCTCATCCACGTGCACCGGGCGGACAAGCACGGAAACTGCCAGATCGAGGGGATCAGCGGATTCGCGGGCGAGATGGCGCGGGCTTGCCGCCGGCTGATCGTGAGCGCGGAGGAGATCGTCCCGGTCGAGGAGATCCGCAAGCACCCCGACCGCACGATTGTCCCGTACTACCTTGTCGACGCGGTCGTCCACGCGCCCTACGGCTCGCATCCGGGAGAGAACGCCTACCTCTACGGGCGCGACGAGCCGGGCATCCGCGAGTGGGTCGAGATGAGCAAGACGGCCGAGGGCGCCCAGGCCTATCTGCAGAAGTATGTCTACGGCGTGAAGGACCACGCCGCGTACCTCGAGCTGATCGGGGAGAAGCGCCTGCGGGAGTGCGTGGAGCTGCGCGAGAGGAGGATGGCGTGA
- a CDS encoding Zn-ribbon domain-containing OB-fold protein produces MEIKKVPCKGLSTEEYDKALKVDWQPELAYAWDNGIGIGAYLAALKEGKILAAKCDGCGRIMLPARAFCELCFRPTDGYVAVHDTGVVNTFAVSHVNWDASRLKEKDPRHLPAVIEIDGASKGQGILHILGNVKPGDVKIGMKVRAVWKPAGERTGSITDILFFEPVK; encoded by the coding sequence ATGGAGATAAAGAAGGTTCCCTGCAAAGGTCTCTCGACGGAAGAGTACGACAAGGCCCTCAAAGTGGACTGGCAGCCGGAGCTCGCATACGCATGGGACAACGGCATCGGCATCGGCGCATACCTGGCGGCGCTCAAGGAGGGCAAGATCCTCGCCGCCAAGTGCGACGGCTGCGGCCGGATCATGCTCCCGGCCCGCGCCTTCTGCGAGCTGTGCTTCAGGCCCACGGACGGGTATGTGGCGGTCCATGACACCGGCGTGGTGAACACCTTCGCCGTGAGCCATGTGAACTGGGACGCCTCCCGGCTCAAGGAAAAGGACCCCCGGCATCTTCCCGCGGTCATCGAGATCGACGGCGCGTCCAAGGGCCAGGGCATCCTGCACATCCTGGGCAACGTGAAGCCGGGCGACGTGAAGATCGGTATGAAGGTCAGGGCGGTCTGGAAGCCGGCCGGCGAGCGCACAGGCTCCATCACCGACATCCTCTTCTTCGAGCCTGTGAAATAG
- a CDS encoding peptide MFS transporter, with translation MSSPGTRTILGHPPGLFILFFTEMWERFSFYGMRSLLVLYMVDHLFLRPDVGQNVLGFAAIKGALESIFGPLAIQPLSSQIYGLYTAFVYLTPFFGGMLADRVLGQRKTVILGAILMAIGHFLMAIETAFFVALMFLILGNGAFKPNISTQVGGLYPAGDPRRDRAFTIFYMGINLGAFFSPLICGTLGQRLGWHYGFGAAGVGMILGLCLYLWGQKHLAADNVMKTRGKKAEKTRLTRDEWKGIGALALLCALNIVFWGVYEQQGNTMQLWADRNTNWNLLGFQIPSTWYQSFNPLMIFIFAPLLNVVWAWQSRRKKEPTSVIKMAIGCFLLGASYVIMILAAQGVAPDQRRNVMWLVGTTFVLTIGELYLSPIGLSLVTKVAPARMVSMMMGVWFLSSFFGNYLSGFLGTFWEKMPRDAFFLMLTLLGLGAGVAMFLFSRPVDRIIGKHERPAS, from the coding sequence ATGAGCTCGCCCGGAACCCGAACGATCCTCGGTCACCCGCCCGGCCTCTTCATCCTCTTCTTCACCGAGATGTGGGAGCGGTTCTCCTTCTACGGGATGCGCTCGCTCCTCGTCCTCTACATGGTGGACCACCTGTTCCTGCGGCCGGACGTCGGGCAGAACGTCCTCGGCTTCGCGGCGATCAAGGGCGCGCTCGAGTCGATCTTCGGCCCGCTGGCGATTCAGCCTCTCTCCTCGCAGATCTACGGACTCTATACGGCCTTCGTCTACCTTACCCCCTTCTTCGGGGGGATGCTGGCAGACCGCGTCCTCGGCCAGAGAAAGACAGTCATCCTCGGGGCGATCCTGATGGCGATCGGCCACTTCCTGATGGCGATCGAGACCGCGTTCTTCGTCGCCCTCATGTTCCTCATCCTGGGCAACGGCGCCTTCAAGCCGAACATCTCGACTCAGGTCGGCGGACTCTACCCCGCGGGCGATCCCAGGCGCGATCGGGCCTTCACGATCTTCTACATGGGCATCAACCTCGGCGCCTTCTTTTCTCCCCTGATCTGCGGGACGCTGGGCCAGCGGCTCGGCTGGCACTACGGCTTCGGCGCGGCGGGTGTGGGGATGATCCTGGGTCTCTGTCTCTACCTGTGGGGCCAGAAGCACCTCGCGGCCGACAACGTGATGAAGACGCGCGGCAAGAAGGCGGAGAAGACACGCCTCACGCGAGACGAGTGGAAAGGAATCGGCGCGCTCGCTCTGCTCTGCGCGCTCAACATCGTCTTCTGGGGCGTCTATGAGCAGCAGGGGAACACCATGCAGCTCTGGGCCGACAGGAACACGAACTGGAACCTGCTTGGATTCCAGATCCCGTCTACCTGGTATCAGTCGTTCAATCCCCTCATGATCTTCATCTTCGCACCGCTCCTGAATGTGGTCTGGGCGTGGCAGTCCCGGAGGAAGAAGGAGCCGACGAGCGTCATCAAGATGGCGATCGGCTGCTTCCTCCTCGGGGCCTCCTACGTCATCATGATCCTCGCCGCGCAGGGCGTGGCGCCCGATCAAAGGCGCAACGTGATGTGGCTCGTGGGAACGACTTTCGTGTTGACGATCGGAGAGCTCTACCTGTCTCCGATCGGTTTGTCGCTGGTCACCAAGGTGGCGCCCGCCCGGATGGTGTCGATGATGATGGGCGTCTGGTTCCTCTCGAGCTTCTTCGGCAACTACCTGTCGGGCTTCTTGGGGACCTTCTGGGAGAAGATGCCGCGAGACGCCTTCTTCCTGATGCTGACTCTCCTCGGGCTCGGGGCGGGGGTGGCCATGTTCCTCTTCAGCCGGCCGGTCGATCGGATCATAGGGAAGCACGAGCGGCCCGCGTCGTAG